The following coding sequences lie in one Carassius carassius chromosome 1, fCarCar2.1, whole genome shotgun sequence genomic window:
- the LOC132160854 gene encoding uncharacterized protein LOC132160854: MADDHEEIKSKFALERTAALEVFDTNTAVEEDIFHELIEGSPHLCLSVICLEENISAGLCEEFSPTRSSTPSTCTDTFSLSSTDHEETERAVHIQATMASNSFNKDSEKAKGIVQDALEKKSGGEEVLEEYQKTKTLKHSTRCQLVNIVVSHMTEIHGRIPTRKQRETYALGIISLFPSLRDPFSTKGYINQDFALLFNAETSNKFLERWETAFKQKFINEAQSLTSTAEIRCLLNAACGQGSENGMKKTKISPTEAVDRLVHFHKSCTSIEGHLSGREGHQPFLLGSGRIKGRIDHFYVVVNKRLIPCAGSSSLSAFDELFKVHYVFNLSYEESLVNFFTFLQTTVYNIDVGLSSESPRVRELRAKLLN; encoded by the exons ATGGCGGACGACCACGAGGAGA TTAAGAGCAAATTTGCTTTAGAAAGAACTGCAGCTCTTGAGGTCTTTGATACAAACACAGCTGTGGAAGAGGACATCTTCCATGAATTGATTGAAGGCAGTCCACATTTATGCCTATCAGTAATATGTCTGGAAGAAAATATCTCTGCTGGTTTGTGTGAAG AGTTTTCACCCACAAGATCGTCAACCCCCAGCACATGCACGGATACTTTTTCACTCTCTTCAACTGACCatgaagagacagagagagcagtGCATATTCAAGCCACAATGGCCAGCAACAGTTTTAACAAAGACTCTGAAAAGGCAAAAGGG ATTGTCCAAGATGCACTGGAAAAAAAATCTGGTGGTGAGGAAGTGCTTGAAGAATACCAGAAAACTAAAACTTTAAAGCACAGCACCAGATGTCAGCTTGTTAATATTGTTGTCAGTCACATGACAGAAATTCACGG gAGGATCCCCACCCGCAAACAGAGGGAAACCTATGCCTTGGGAATTATTTCTCTCTTTCCTAGCCTGAGAGACCCGTTTTCAACAAAGGGCTAT ATTAATCAGGACTTTGCTCTGCTCTTCAATGCTGAAACTTCCAACAAGTTTCTTGAGCGGTGGGAGACAGCATTCAAGCAAAAGTTCATCAATGAAGCCCAGTCTCTTACATCAACAGCAGAAATTCGGTGTCTTCTCAATGCAGCATGTGGACAAGGTTCTGAAAATG GGATGAAGAAGACTAAGATCAGTCCAACAGAGGCTGTTGACAGACTTGTGCATTTCCATAAG TCCTGCACCAGTATTGAAGGCCATCTCAGTGGGAGGGAGGGCCACCAGCCATTCCTACTGGGATCAGGAAGGATTAAGGGCAGGATCGACCACTTCTACGTCGTTGTGAACAAGCGCCTCATCCCTTGCGCTGGATCCAGCTCCTTGAGTGCCTTTGATGAACTTTTTAAAGTTCACTATGTCTTCAACCTGTCCTACGAGGAATCCCTGGTCAACTTCTTTACCTTCCTGCAGACTACAGTTTACAACATAGATGTTGGTCTTTCAAGTGAGTCTCCAAGAGTAAGGGAACTGCGTGCAAAgcttttaaattag